TATGCCGCCGCTCCGTGAGGTGAGGCGGCTCAGCTCAGGCGGGCCACACCGCCGAACTCGATCCACTCCTGGGTGAGCTGGCGGGGCGCGACCTCGGTGTCGGGCCGCCAGGTGGAGACCTCCACCAGTCCCGGGTCGAGGATGTCCGTGCCCTCGAAGAACGAGGCGACGTCCTTCTCCTGGCGCACCCGGCCCCAGTGGCCCTGTGTGGCCTTGTCCATGAAGTCGGTGACGAACTCCCTGACCTTCGGGTCCTCGCTGACCAGCTGACACATCACCAGGAAGCTGCCGGGCGCGAGGCGTTCGGTCACCCGGCGGACCACCGCCTGCGGACCGTCGGTGTCGCTGTCGGGGATGCAGTGGAAGACCGAGTTGAACAGCACGGCCACCGGCTGCGAGAAGTCGATCAGCCGCCGGGTGTCCTCGTGCGTGAAGATCGCCTCGGTCTCCCGCATGTCGGCGTGGATGACGGTGGTCCGCTCGTCCTGCTCCAGCAGGGCCCGCCCGTGCACGAGCACCATGGGGTCGTTGTCGACGTAGACGACGTGTGCGGTCGGGTCGACGCGCTGGGCGACCTGGTGCACGTTGTCCTGGGTGGGCAGGCCGGAGCCGTGGTCCAGGAACTGCCGGATCCCGAACTCCTGCGTCAGGGTCTTCACGACCCGCTGGAGGAAGCGCCGGTTGTTCAGCGCGAGGGCGCGGGTGCTCGGGACGACCTTGTCGAGTTCCTCGCAGGCCGCGCGGTCGGCCGCGTAGTTGTCCTTGCCGCCCAGATAGTGGTCGTACATGCGCGCGGCTGTGGGGACGGCCGCATCGATCGACGTGGACAGCTGCTTGCCAGGCTGCATCTCTTCCCCCAGAACGCCGCCGTGCCACGGACTGGCGCGGTCGACAACACATCCTAGGGAAACGGCAATTGGCGGCACCACCCCCTTGATCGACGGTTCCCCTGAAGGTGTTGACGCGGCGTGCTCGATTCTGGACTGCTGGTCCAGCACCTGGACGCGTGGTCTAATCGATGTCATGGAATCCCGGGAGACCGAGCAGGACGTGATCCTGCGTGCGCTCACCCCCGTCGTCGACGGGATCGCGGCGACGATCGGGCCGGTGTGCGAGGTGGTGCTGCACGACTACCGCAGACCCGAGAAGTCCGTGGTCGCCGTGGCCGGATCGGTGACGGGGCGGACGGTCGGCGGGGCGATGAGCGAGATCGGCATGCGGGTCCTCGCCCGCGGCGACGACGCAGACGACGAGCTGAACTACGTCACCCGCACCGGCGCCGGACGGCTGGTGAAGTCGTCCACGATGGTGCTGCGCGACTCCACGGGCGCGGTGTTCGGCGCGCTGTGCGTCAATGTGGACGTCACCGAGGTGGATCGGGTGCAGGGCCTGCTGGCCGCGCTCGCGGGGGCGGCGGGCGGCCGGGCCGAGGCGCCGGTGACCACGTTCGGCGACGACATCGACTC
The sequence above is a segment of the Streptomyces asoensis genome. Coding sequences within it:
- a CDS encoding SAM-dependent methyltransferase, which codes for MQPGKQLSTSIDAAVPTAARMYDHYLGGKDNYAADRAACEELDKVVPSTRALALNNRRFLQRVVKTLTQEFGIRQFLDHGSGLPTQDNVHQVAQRVDPTAHVVYVDNDPMVLVHGRALLEQDERTTVIHADMRETEAIFTHEDTRRLIDFSQPVAVLFNSVFHCIPDSDTDGPQAVVRRVTERLAPGSFLVMCQLVSEDPKVREFVTDFMDKATQGHWGRVRQEKDVASFFEGTDILDPGLVEVSTWRPDTEVAPRQLTQEWIEFGGVARLS
- a CDS encoding helix-turn-helix transcriptional regulator, yielding MESRETEQDVILRALTPVVDGIAATIGPVCEVVLHDYRRPEKSVVAVAGSVTGRTVGGAMSEIGMRVLARGDDADDELNYVTRTGAGRLVKSSTMVLRDSTGAVFGALCVNVDVTEVDRVQGLLAALAGAAGGRAEAPVTTFGDDIDSVVDALLDDRLRRQGQTWAGLDRSRRLTLFRGLDERGVFAVRRAIEQVAARLGISRASAYSYLSQARATDETGADGTDTTEGAADNPEGAHP